Below is a window of Syntrophorhabdus sp. DNA.
GATGGCCTTCCGGACATCCCCGGCCTCGAGGACCTCGTACCGCTCCTCCAGCGCGAACCGCAACTGCGCCCTGAGAGCGACGTCATCCTCTGTGAGAAGAATGGTTTCCATACGTGACTGTCCCGAACACTTGTATAATAGTACTATTGGGAACGTTTTTTAAAGAGGTTTTTTTGGAATCACGTTTCCAAAGGCTCAAGCTCTTCAAGCTCGAAGCGGTTGTGCACCTTCTTTGCCCGCACCCATGTGCCGGTAAAGAACTGAAAATGCCCCGATGTCAGGGATGACTTCTGGAATCCGGCCTGCCCCAGTATCGCCAGGAGATGTTTCCCCGTATAGACGGCTTTGTGCTCCCGGACCTCAGTCCGCTTGATGATGTTGACCCTGACGAGAAATCCCAGTAATCCCCTGGTCCATCTGGCAGGCACCGTAATGATGACCACACCTCCCGGTTTGAGAACCCTTTCGATCTCCTGCAGGATACGAAGTACCCTTGTTGGTTCCATGCGATCCAGAACGGCCGCCATTGCAACAACCTCAAAGAAGTCGCTGCCGAATGGCACGCGCGCGGAATATTCCAGGTCCACATCGACGAGGGCAAGGTCATGCCTCTTCTTCAACTCCATCCTGACCGCCCTATCGATCCCCTTATCAAGGCCGTATTTCTCGGAAAAGCTCGTTTCGGTGGAAAGATTGCGAAAAAACCCGCAGCCAATATCAAGGACCCTGCCCCTCTTCAACTCTGCCGGGACAAGGATATTCACCCTGACGGCAGTCTTCCTTGCCGCATATTCCTGCCAGCGGGCAAAGCCTTTCTTCTCAGCTTTCATGTCCCTGCGTTCTCGCTCCCGGGAATGTCGCCTTCCTGCCAAACACCCGGCACGACCGCCTTTCTTCCGTCCCGGCGCCACAACCACACGCACAGCGCTATCCCAATGAGGGTCAGGACAAGGCCAATGTAGAAGGACATGGGT
It encodes the following:
- a CDS encoding class I SAM-dependent methyltransferase, with the protein product MKAEKKGFARWQEYAARKTAVRVNILVPAELKRGRVLDIGCGFFRNLSTETSFSEKYGLDKGIDRAVRMELKKRHDLALVDVDLEYSARVPFGSDFFEVVAMAAVLDRMEPTRVLRILQEIERVLKPGGVVIITVPARWTRGLLGFLVRVNIIKRTEVREHKAVYTGKHLLAILGQAGFQKSSLTSGHFQFFTGTWVRAKKVHNRFELEELEPLET